The genomic region GCACCTGCAGGAGCGAGCAAGCTCGCCCCTGCAAGAGGGTTGCATCAACTAATCAGCGTGCCATCCAGGGTAATGGTTGCATTCAGTACCTTGGACACCGGGCATCCTTCCTTGGCCTTTTTGCTCAGTTCATCAAACTGCGCCTGACTGGCGCCCGGGATCTTTGCCTTGAGGGTCAGGTGCACGGCAGTAATCGCAAAGCCACCGTCCACTTGGTCCAGGGTCACTTCGGCCTGGGTGTCGATGCTGTCGGCCTTGAGCCCGGCGTCGCCGAGAATCATGGAAAAGGCCATGGAGAAACAACCGGCATGGGCCGCGCCGATCAGTTCTTCAGGGTTGGTGCCCTTGCCACCTTCGAAACGGGCCTTGAAGCCGTAGGGCGCTTCGCGCAGCACGCCAGTTTCCGTGGAAATGGAACCCAGGCCAGTCTTCAGGTCGCCTTCCCAATGCGCGGATGCTTTTTTAACGATACTCATAGCGGTCTCCTCGAACGGTGGTTTTGCGTCAGTAAGGGTTCTGAGGATAGACGCCACGGCAAAGTTCATCTTGTCGGAGAAACCTAGCAATTAAGTAGGAAATTTCACCATCGCTATTGAATCTCGGGTATATGCCCTCATTGCATAGACATGCACATGAAGCGGCAGGTTTTGGTTCGTCTTAGAAGCCTGCGCCCCCATTGGAGAAGCAGGCTTATGAAATCGCTGTCCGACGTAAAGTTCTCGACCCTCGACCTCGTGCCAGTGCGCGCCAACGGCAGTCCGGCGCAGTCGCTGCGCAATTCCCTGGACCTGGCCCAGCACGTGGAAAAATTCGGCTA from Pseudomonas yamanorum harbors:
- a CDS encoding OsmC family protein is translated as MSIVKKASAHWEGDLKTGLGSISTETGVLREAPYGFKARFEGGKGTNPEELIGAAHAGCFSMAFSMILGDAGLKADSIDTQAEVTLDQVDGGFAITAVHLTLKAKIPGASQAQFDELSKKAKEGCPVSKVLNATITLDGTLIS